Proteins from a genomic interval of Dunckerocampus dactyliophorus isolate RoL2022-P2 chromosome 5, RoL_Ddac_1.1, whole genome shotgun sequence:
- the wnk1a gene encoding serine/threonine-protein kinase WNK1 isoform X2, which produces MSEKPDDKMVKFLAPPAKSGNGPSSGSDSMVNESRQTEVRRRHHTMERDRCNPEHRFFRRSVISDSNATALALPLPSRIPIPAQRIQPHEATAQRQQATTVRSPQVEPNLSHKDESAESLEGGERKDPEIAKVNVVPLEQVSAVLHDVCEAEVVVETHSPPHLSQTEPDHSAEAKVPHEGEEEDKDAAKARAEAEQREAEKKVQDDIEEAETKAVGTSPDGRFLKFDIEIGRGSFKTVYKGLDTETTVEVAWCELQDRKLSKTERQRFKEEAGMLKGLQHPNIVRFYDSWEGPSKGKKCIVLVTELMTSGTLKTYLKRFKVMKIKVLRSWCRQILKGLHFLHTRAPPIIHRDLKCDNIFITGPTGSVKIGDLGLATLKRASFAKSVIGTPEFMAPEMYEEKYDESVDVYAFGMCMLEMATSEYPYSECQNAAQIYRRVTSGVKPGSFDKVAIPEVKEIIEGCIRQNKDERYSIKDLLNHAFFQEDTGVRVELAEEDDGEMEAIKLWLRIEDIKKLKGKYKDNEAIEFSFDLNKDVPDDVAQEMVESGYVCEGDHKTIAKAIKDRVSLISRKRAQRQQVREDQEKRRIEEEQQGPLQTAQQPSNQPSKEVPLSQSVPQPASFVPPPQANQHSTLMSAQPASQQSLQSSTYNTSQSAQLTGLTQGVSYVPQSAGQVPVQSQSLAPSQLESEEPEADQHQQPQHTSRASHLGDRPSGSSVLTEAQPGMSYNAPPSQQLQAQVSCPQTQNDQLPLQHVSVVQPQMPGVQTELVPTLPSSQSVPVAPQQIPTQQGMISSSSQSSPPPLSQQQQPENNTGLQSSSLPQAQAGTQPLQSWASSPNSFILSPPPNAEHLFFLYQASCLSALQASTSLPQSTPAEQLAVSSSLVPPSVESCLSDAASGLSDGNEGSSTSGGRHEGRSLKRHQRRSVRSRSRHEKCAKAKLNVLSISNAGDRVAECQLETHNRKMVTFRFDLDGDNPKEIAQIMVESEFILESERESFIEQVREVIEMADEKGEGMKEAFPQMSELQQQPELTIPILPGISPSTTAQVVHSAGRRFIVSPVPEFRLREQFFGAPSANTSIGDEPASGASMTSGLSLSAPSGILQQAFNKIRPDHAERGGTKIDLTSTDQDSSTLSSSDAGHVPNTQSALAPPEVVPSTTSSNFPAVSLVSTAPQPPPPNGRVSPPPAVTSQSQTPAPVSSDPIPPRHSSHETTPSQIASPAGVPASSTSIVPTAQLSGTSGPIPVSEPQPFSNAAQSSQTMTSSTHASQHTTTQTQPVPSQNQPQPVEAEGAEVQTKAAGRDDIQALDKKLRSLFKDQSAASSTASVDPGQNTGTSSPPTGTSSPPPGLALVPPSNLPLTSGTQGVTPLSTTTPGQGLTPAGHAQTPPSKPRAQTLPTGFDQAATVPSDTLPPFPGPNQSQQPLGSLDVQLRRALSPETVQGSNKVQPPAAGFTLGRFQVSVATDAASSIVPDPANTVSSSSITPSSNSSSSPSSPENTIHRSSTLPTEVCEIDTVNVASSLSAGSAGQPPTIEIGRFQVSTSTNAMPKETTASKVGRFSVTVTSTEGSSPSQDSSVPNGPLVNDPHNAHTHYSSDNDDSGTEDEALQKEVGRLRERHMLEVQALQSRQKEEIEALFTRMGKKAPPSILSPAVAMAGGRRRLKSKSHKSPRSSGQPSPMYSGCPSTAHSPPGSEPPPKQSTPLAAEAPQAGEGSSLQQLRASPSLPSLSSSCSTGARGTMSTNGSGPYQNHSVSLTQASGLAPAASQTQKSKGTFTDDLHQLVDNWAKDAISLSQCKKGPKTGAQAALGHDVIPPANMGRKFSAPGYLCPTLPTPCSTSTATTAHLPTPATNPSSVPLGPRKGSLGPVAQGFGYASAPYSASQWAGPTGNCQVSMRNPAQPLTQYQPPMTAPVSLHQGYHMGTTQATQKSVSPGSSNLRPT; this is translated from the exons ATGTCGGAAAAGCCTGATGACAAAATGGTGAAGTTCCTGGCTCCCCCTGCGAAGAGTGGAAATGGTCCCAGTTCTGGGTCAGACTCCATGGTCAACGAATCCCGCCAGACAGAAGTGAGACGGCGCCATCACACCATGGAGCGTGATCGCTGTAACCCAGAGCACCGCTTCTTCCGTCGCAGCGTCATCAGTGACTCCAATGCCACAGCGTTGGCCCTCCCTCTACCCAGCAGGATCCCCATACCTGCTCAGCGCATTCAACCACATGAAGCTACAGCGCAGCGGCAGCAGGCCACCACCGTCCGCTCTCCACAGGTCGAACCAAATTTGTCTCATAAGGACGAGTCCGCCGAGTCCCTGGAAGGCGGAGAGCGGAAAGACCCCGAAATTGCCAAGGTGAACGTAGTGCCTCTAGAACAGGTGTCTGCTGTCTTACACGATGTCTGTGAGGCCGAGGTGGTGGTGGAAACCCACTCCCCGCCACACTTGAGTCAAACGGAGCCGGACCACTCTGCCGAGGCGAAGGTACCACACGAGGGTGAGGAAGAGGACAAGGACGCCGCCAAAGCTCGTGCTGAAGCGGAGCAGAGGGAAGCGGAGAAAAAAGTGCAGGACGACATTGAGGAAGCCGAGACGAAAGCAGTGGGGACTTCGCCGGACGGACGTTTCCTAAAATTTGACATTGAAATTGGACGTGGATCTTTTAAGACGGTCTATAAGGGCCTTGATACAGAAACAACAGTGGAGGTGGCTTGGTGTGAGTTGCAG GACCGAAAACTGTCAAAGACAGAGCGGCAGCGCTTTAAAGAGGAAGCGGGGATGTTAAAAGGACTGCAACATCCCAACATTGTCCGCTTTTACGACTCCTGGGAGGGACCCTCCAAGGGAAAGAAGTGCATTGTTCTGGTCACTGAACTCATGACTTCTGGCACACTCAAAAC atATCTAAAGAGGTTCAAGGTGATGAAAATTAAAGTGCTGCGGAGCTGGTGTAGACAGATCCTCAAGGGACTCCACTTTCTTCATACCCGTGCACCACCCATCATTCACCGGGACCTTAAGTGTGACAACATTTTCATCACGGGCCCAACAGGATCTGTAAAAATTGGAGACCTTGGACTGGCCACACTGAAGCGTGCATCCTTTGCCAAGAGTGTCATAG GTACCCCTGAGTTCATGGCGCCTGAGATGTATGAGGAGAAGTACGACGAGTCAGTGGATGTGTATGCCTTTGGAATGTGCATGCTGGAGATGGCCACCTCCGAGTACCCTTACTCAGAGTGCCAGAATGCTGCACAGATCTACCGCAGAGTGACCAGC GGGGTGAAGCCGGGCAGCTTTGACAAAGTGGCCATTCCTGAGGTGAAGGAGATCATTGAGGGATGCATTCGGCAGAACAAGGATGAGAG GTACTCAATCAAGGACCTCCTCAACCACGCCTTCTTCCAGGAGGACACAGGTGTGCGTGTGGAGTTGGCCGAGGAAGATGACGGAGAGATGGAAGCTATTAAATTATGGTTGAGAATCGAGGACATCAAGAAGCTAAAGGGAAAGTACAAAGACAATGAAGCCATCGAGTTCTCCTTTGACCTTAACAAGGACGTCCCGGATGACGTTGCACAGGAAATG GTTGAGTCTGGTTATGTGTGTGAAGGTGACCACAAAACAATTGCAAAGGCCATCAAGGACAGAGTGTCTCTTATCAGTCGCAAGCGAGCTCAGCGGCAGCAG GTCAGAGAAGACCAGGAGAAGAGAAGAATTGAAGAAGAACAACAAGGTCCATTACAAACAGCACAGCAGCCAAGCAACCAGCCCAGCAAAGAGGTGCCTCTGTCCCAGTCGGTGCCACAACCCGCCTCCTTTGTTCCTCCTCCACAAGCCAACCAACACAGTACACTGATGTCAGctcagcctgcatctcagcagAGCCTCCAAAGTTCTACCTACAACACTTCTCAGTCAGCCCAACTTACTGGCTTGACACAAGGGGTCTCCTATGTTCCCCAGTCGGCTGGGCAAGTCCCAGTTCAAAGTCAGAGTTTGGCTCCCAGTCAGCTAGAGTCAGAGGAGCCTGAGGCTGACCAGCACCAGCAGCCACAGCACACTAGCCGAG CCTCTCACTTGGGAGACAGACCATCTGGTTCGTCTGTCCTCACTGAAGCTCAGCCTGGAATGTCCTACAACGCCCCTCCCAGTCAGCAGCTTCAGGCCCAAGTGTCATGCCCTCAGACACAAAATGACCAATTGCCACTGCAGCATGTGTCAGTG GTTCAACCCCAGATGCCGGGCGTCCAGACTGAACTCGTGCCTACTCTTCCAAGTAGCCAATCTGTTCCAGTGGCACCACAGCAG ATTCCCACCCAGCAGGGGATGATTTCTTCATCCTCTCAGTCGTCCCCTCCTCCTCTATCGCAGCAACAGCAGCCAGAGAACAACACTGGCCTTCAGAGCTCCTCTCTGCCACAGGCCCAAGCTGGAACCCAACCTTTGCAG TCTTGGGCCAGTAGTCCAAATTCTTTCATCCTGTCTCCTCCACCCAACGCAGAGCACCTATTCTTCCTCTATCAGGCTTCTTGCCTCTCTGCACTGCAG GCCTCTACAAGTCTTCCTCAGTCAACACCAGCTGAGCAGCTAGCAGTGTCCTCTTCTCTTGTGCCTCCATCTGTGGAAAG CTGTCTGTCAGATGCAGCCTCGGGTCTGAGCGACGGCAACGAGGGCAGCTCTACTTCGGGAGGCCGCCATGAGGGCCGCTCCCTGAAGCGGCACCAGCGCCGGTCTGTCCGCAGCCGTTCTCGTCATGAAAAGTGTGCCAAAGCCAAACTGAATGTTCTCAGT ATCTCTAATGCTGGAGACCGAGTAGCAGAGTGCCAGCTGGAAACGCACAACAGAAAGATGGTGACCTTCCGATTTGACCTGGATGGTGACAACCCAAAGGAGATTGCACAAATAATG GTTGAGAGTGAGTTCATCCTCGAGAGTGAGCGTGAATCCTTCATCGAGCAGGTCCGTGAAGTCATCGAAATGGCTGATGAGAAAGGAGAGGGCATGAAGGAAGCCTTTCCTCAG ATGAGTGAGCTTCAGCAACAGCCAGAGCTGACTATCCCCATACTGCCAG GGATCTCTCCAAGCACCACAGCCCAGGTGGTGCATTCAGCAGGACGCAGGTTCATTGTCAGTCCAGTGCCGGAGTTCCGTCTGAGGGAGCAGTTTTTCGGTGCACCCTCTGCTAATACCTCGATTGGTGATGAACCTGCCTCAG GAGCCTCAATGACATCAGGCCTTTCTCTGTCTGCTCCATCTGGGATTCTGCAGCAAGCTTTTAACAAAATTAGGCCGGATCACGCAGAGAGAGGTGGTACCAAAATTGATCTGACGAGTACTGATCAGGACTCAAGCACGCTCTCGTCCAGTGATGCTGGACATGTCCCAAACACACAGAGTGCTTTGGCTCCTCCTGAAGTTGTGCCCTCCACCACTAGCTCTAATTTCCCAGCTGTCTCACTTGTATCTACTGCACCCCAGCCACCTCCCCCAAATGGGAGGGTTTCTCCTCCACCAGCTGTAACATCTCAATCCCAAACTCCAGCTCCTGTCAGCAGTGATCCCATTCCACCCAGACATTCTTCCCATGAAACCACCCCCTCACAGATTGCGTCACCCGCTGGTGTCCCAGCTTCCTCTACCTCCATAGTCCCCACGGCACAGCTGAGCGGGACTTCGGGCCCCATTCCTGTTTCCGAGCCACAACCTTTCAGCAATGCTGCTCAATCTTCTCAAACTATGACTTCATCCACCCATGCGTCTCAGCACACCACCACCCAGACTCAGCCTGTGCCCAGTCAGAATCAACCCCAGCCAGTAGAGGCAGAAGGAGCAGAGGTTCAGACTAAAGCTGCAGGCAGAGATGATATCCAAGCCCTTGACAAGAAGCTCCGATCCCTCTTTAAAGACCAGAGCGCAGCTTCCTCAACTGCATCAGTGGATCCCGGCCAGAACACTGGGACCTCTTCACCTCCCACGGGGACTTCCTCCCCTCCACCTGGGCTTGCTCTGGTACCGCCCTCGAACCTTCCCCTCACATCTGGGACACAGGGTGTCACTCCACTGTCTACAACCACGCCAGGACAAGGCTTAACCCCTGCAGGACATGCTCAGACCCCTCCATCCAAGCCAAGGGCACAG actttacCCACTGGTTTTGACCAAGCTGCTACCGTGCCCTCTGACACATTACCCCCATTCCCAGGACCAAATCAG TCTCAGCAACCTCTGGGCAGTTTGGATGTGCAGTTGAGGAGAGCCCTGAGCCCAGAGACCGTTCAGGGTAGCAATAAAGTCCAGCCTCCAGCAGCAGGTTTCACTCTTGGTCGTTTCCAA GTGTCTGTTGCTACCGACGCAGCATCCAGCATTGTTCCGGATCCTGCCAACACTGTGTCCTCTTCCTCCATCACGCCCTCCTCCAATTCATCCTCCTCCCCGTCAAGCCCCGAAAACACCATCCACCGCTCGTCCACTTTGCCCACCGAAGTATGTGAAATAGACACCGTCAACGTAGCCTCGTCTCTCTCAGCTGGTTCTGCCGGTCAGCCACCCACCATAGAGATAGGGCGCTTCCAGGTTTCCACCAGTACCAATGCCATGCCAAAAGAAACAACAGCTTCAAAAGTGGGACGCTTTTCAGTCACAG TGACATCAACTGAAGGGTCCAGTCCCTCACAAGATTCCAGTGTACCAAACGGGCCCTTGGTCAATGACCCTCACAACGCACACACCCACTATAGCAGCGACAATGACGACTCAGGAACAGAGGATGAAGCTTTGCAGAAAGAAGTTGGTCGTCTCAGAGAAAG ACACATGCTGGAAGTTCAAGCCCTGCAGTCCCGTCAAAAAGAGGAAATAGAGGCACTCTTCACCCGGATGGGGAAAAAAGCTCCTCCTTCTATCCTTTCTCCTGCTGTGGCTATGGCTGGAGGTCGACGCAGGCTTAAGAGCAAAAGTCACAAGTCCCCGCGCAGTAGTGGACAGCCCAGCCCCATGTACTCTG GATGTCCCTCCACCGCTCACAGTCCTCCAGGTTCTGAGCCTCCTCCAAAACAAAGTACACCTCTGGCAGCTGAGGCCCCTCAAGCCGGAGAGGGATCATCTTTACAGCAGCTCAGAGCCTCTCCATCCTTGCCCAGTCTCAGCAGCAGTTGTTCTACAG GAGCAAGGGGGACCATGTCTACAAATGGTTCCGGACCCTACCAGAACCACTCGGTTTCCCTGACTCAGGCAAGCGGACTCGCTCCCGCCGCCTCTCAAACACAGAAGTCAAAGGGCACCTTCACTGATGACCTGCACCAGCTGGTGGACAACTGGGCCAAAGATGCCATCAGCCTATCGCAGTGCAAGAAGGGTCCTAAAACCGGGGCACAAGCTGCCCTGGGACATGAC GTGATCCCTCCCGCCAACATGGGCCGCAAATTCTCCGCTCCAGGTTACCTCTGCCCGACACTGCCCACACCTTGCAGCACCTCCACAGCCACCACAGCACACCTCCCCACCCCTGCCACCAACCCCTCCTCCGTCCCTCTGGGCCCCCGCAAAGGTTCTCTGGGCCCGGTAGCTCAGGGGTTTGGTTACGCCTCGGCCCCGTACAGCGCTTCTCAGTGGGCAGGACCCACAGGCAACTGCCAGGTCAGCATGCGCAACCCTGCCCAGCCGCTCACGCAGTACCAGCCACCTATGACTGCCCCAGTGTCTCTGCACCAAGGGTACCACATGGGGACCACACAGGCCACCCAGAAGTCAGTCAGCCCGGGAAGCTCAAACTTGAGGCCGACGTAA